In one Serinus canaria isolate serCan28SL12 chromosome 2, serCan2020, whole genome shotgun sequence genomic region, the following are encoded:
- the MOS gene encoding proto-oncogene serine/threonine-protein kinase mos: MPSPIPLNCFLSFEYSPSANLRPCSSPLVIPGKDSKCFLGEASSARARRLPSRLSWCSIDWEQLCLLQPLGSGGFGSVYKATYHGATVAVKQVKKSSKNRLASRQSFWAELNVAQLQHDNVVRVVAASTCAPASENSLGTIIMEYVGNITLHHVIYGTGHAWRQGEDDEEGCRRKALSMEETVCYSCDIITGLAFLHSQDIVHLDLKPANVFITEQGVCKIGDFGCSQKLEKGSSQSARVCQQGGTYTHRAPELLKGERVTAKADIYSFAITLWQMVTREQPYLGERQHVLYAVVAYNLRPSLAAEEFHESPVGQALHSIISCCWKANAEERLHADQLLPSLRALKQSL, translated from the coding sequence ATGCCATCACCTATTCCtcttaattgttttctttcttttgagtATTCCCCCTCTGCAAACTTGcgcccctgcagcagccctttAGTTATCCCTGGCAAAGACAGCAAATGCTTTTTGGGGGAAGCTTCCTCAGCCAGGGCTCGCCGCTTGCCCTCACGCCTGTCCTGGTGCTCCATtgactgggagcagctctgcctcctgcagcccttAGGATCTGGAGGCTTTGGCTCTGTCTACAAAGCCACCTACCACGGTGCAACGGTGGCTGTGAAGCAGGTgaagaagagcagcaaaaaCCGGCTGGCATCGCGGCAGAGCTTCTGGGCTGAGCTGAACGTGGCCCAGCTCCAACACGACAATGTGGTACGCGTGGTGGCTGCCAGcacctgtgccccagccagcGAGAACAGCCTGGGCACCATCATCATGGAGTATGTGGGTAACATCACTCTGCACCATGTAATTTATGGCACTGGGCATGCATGGAGACAGGGAGAGGATGATGAAGAAGGATGTAGAAGGAAGGCCCTGAGCATGGAAGAGACTGTGTGCTATTCTTGTGACATCATAACAGGCTTAGCCTTTCTGCACTCACAGGACATTGTGCACTTGGACCTGAAGCCTGCAAACGTTTTCATCACTGAGCAGGGAGTGTGCAAGATTGGAGACTTTGGGTGCTCCCAGAAACTGGAGAAGGGCTCGTCCCAGAGCGCCCGCGTTTGCCAGCAAGGGGGCACGTACACACACCGTGCCCCTGAGCTCCTCAAGGGGGAGAGGGTCACTGCCAAAGCAGACATCTACTCGTTTGCCATCACCCTCTGGCAGATGGTGACGCGGGAGCAGCCGTACCTGGGCGAGCGGCAGCACGTGCTCTATGCCGTGGTCGCCTACAACTTGCGCCCTTCACTGGCTGCCGAGGAGTTCCACGAGTCACCCGTGGGCCAGGCTCTGCACAGCatcatcagctgctgctggaaggccAATGCAGAGGAGCGTCTGCATGCAgaccagctgctccccagcctcagGGCCCTCAAGCAGAGCCTCTAG
- the PLAG1 gene encoding zinc finger protein PLAG1 isoform X2, which produces MATHSPEKTHKCNYCEKMFHRKDHLKNHLHTHNPNKEAFKCEECGKNYNTKLGFKRHLALHAATSGDLTCKVCLQTFESTGVLLEHLKTHAGKSSGGVKEKKHQCEHCDRRFYTRKDVRRHMVVHTGRKDFLCQYCAQRFGRKDHLTRHMKKSHNQELLKVKTEPMDLLDPFTCNVSVPIKDELLPVMSLPSSELTSKPFTNTLQLNLYNTQIQSMQSSASAHQMVATSLPLGMPCPIDMESVHPSHQLSLKYPLGTTSYSISMPEKEQPLKGEIESYLMELQSGMPSSSQDSQASSSKLGLDPQVGPLDDGSGEVSLSKGSVPISEPLNAPSLDFSQLFNFIPVNGPPYNPSVSVGNLGMSYTQEEAHSSMTQLPPQTQDPQDPSNSIGLGSLHSLSAAFTSSLSTTTTLPRFHQAFQ; this is translated from the coding sequence ATGGCTACTCATTCTCCTGAGAAAACCCACAAGTGTAATTATTGTGAGAAAATGTTTCACCGAAAAGATCACCTAAAGAATCACCTACATACACACAATCCCAACAAAGAGGCCTTTAAGTGTGAAGAATGTGGAAAGAACTACAATACCAAGCTTGGGTTCAAACGTCACCTGGCTTTGCATGCTGCAACAAGTGGTGACCTCACCTGTAAGGTATGTTTGCAGACTTTTGAAAGCACAggagtgctgctggagcacctAAAAACTCATGCAGGCAAGTCATCGGGTGGagtgaaggagaaaaagcacCAGTGTGAACACTGTGACCGTCGGTTCTACACCCGAAAGGATGTCCGCAGACACATGGTAGTGCACACTGGAAGAAAGGACTTCCTCTGTCAGTACTGTGCACAGAGATTTGGGCGGAAGGATCACCTCACGCGCCACATGAAGAAAAGTCACAACCAAGAACTTCTGAAGGTCAAAACAGAGCCAATGGACCTTCTAGATCCCTTTACCTGCAATGTTTCTGTGCCTATTAAGGATGAGCTGCTTCCAGTGATGTCTTTACCTTCCAGTGAACTGACATCAAAGCCATTTACAAACACTTTGCAATTAAATCTCTACAACACTCAGATTCAGTCCATGCAGAGTTCTGCATCTGCACACCAAATGGTTGCCACGTCGTTACCATTGGGAATGCCTTGTCCAATAGATATGGAGTCTGTCCACCCTTCTCACCAGCTATCGTTGAAATACCCACTCGGTACTACCTCATACTCAATTTCTATGCCTGAAAAAGAACAGCCATTGAAAGGGGAAATTGAAAGTTACCTAATGGAGTTGCAAAGTGGTATGCCTTCTTCATCCCAGGATTCTCAAGCATCTTCATCGAAACTAGGGCTGGATCCACAAGTAGGGCCACTAGATGATGGGTCTGGGGAAGTTTCCCTTTCTAAGGGCTCCGTTCCTATTAGTGAACCTCTAAATGCCCCATCATTGGACTTTTCTCAGCTGTTCAACTTCATACCTGTAAATGGCCCTCCCTATAATCCTTCTGTTTCAGTAGGAAACCTCGGGATGAGTTATACGCAAGAGGAGGCACATTCTTCTATGACTCAACTCCCACCACAAACCCAGGATCCACAAGATCCTAGCAATAGTATAGGTCTTGGGTCTCTGCACTCATTGTCAGCAGCTTTCACAAGCAGTCTAAGCACAACCACCACCCTACCACGATTTCATCAAGCTTTCCAATAG